One Amycolatopsis thermophila DNA segment encodes these proteins:
- a CDS encoding transglycosylase SLT domain-containing protein, giving the protein MASTQGGAPQPAPATDTAPAAHDTEVAAPRPVLGPPSTWVVTTRAPVLAIPAAPEPASADPEAAPAKPEAADPAPAPAPEVFDTTGDELAGWINEAIRVMRDAGVPVSGKDVEAIRTVVDKESGGDPSAVNRWDSNWLAGHPSKGLMQCIDSTFDAHKLPGHDDIFNPVDNIIAGVRYTIDRYGGFDGHPGLKSILKGSGYRGY; this is encoded by the coding sequence ATGGCGAGCACCCAGGGCGGCGCACCCCAGCCGGCCCCGGCCACCGATACCGCCCCGGCCGCTCACGACACCGAGGTCGCGGCACCCCGTCCGGTCCTCGGACCGCCGTCGACCTGGGTCGTCACGACCCGGGCGCCGGTCCTGGCCATCCCCGCCGCCCCCGAGCCGGCCTCGGCCGACCCCGAGGCCGCCCCCGCCAAGCCCGAAGCCGCGGACCCGGCGCCCGCCCCGGCGCCGGAGGTCTTCGACACCACCGGTGACGAGCTCGCCGGCTGGATCAACGAGGCCATCCGCGTCATGCGGGACGCCGGCGTGCCGGTGTCCGGCAAGGACGTCGAGGCGATCCGCACCGTCGTGGACAAGGAGTCCGGCGGCGACCCGTCGGCGGTGAACCGGTGGGACAGCAACTGGCTCGCCGGTCACCCCTCCAAGGGGCTGATGCAGTGCATCGACTCGACCTTCGACGCGCACAAGCTGCCCGGCCACGACGACATCTTCAACCCGGTGGACAACATCATCGCCGGGGTGCGCTACACGATCGACCGCTACGGCGGCTTCGACGGCCACCCGGGCCTGAAGTCCATCCTGAAGGGCAGTGGCTACCGCGGCTACTGA